One Variibacter gotjawalensis genomic window, CGATCCGGCGCCGCAGGACATCATGGTGATCGTCGACAATCTTTCGCGCGACAGCTATCAGAAGGAGCAGCGCATCAAGCGCTGGCGTGCGCTCGACAGCGCGCATGAGCTGATCGTCATCCCGCGCTACAAGGCGTTCACCGATATCGTGAAGCAGCTCGGCCGCGACGGCGAGATTATCGCCGAGATCGGCGGCAACGACGATATTCTGATGACGGCCGTGCTGAAGGACGGCGCGGCACCGAAGGTGGAAGGCGTGCGCGAGCTATTCTCGCAGCCGCTCGTCTCCAAGCCCGGATTCCGCCGCGCCGGTTTCGATGTTAAAGTGCCGCAGATGGGCGAGGCCGTGCGCGAGTTCGAAAAGGCCGGCGCCGACGTCGAACACTTCTACGATTACTGAGGCGTGATGCGAACGATCACGACAGCAGCGTTAGTCGGGGCGGCCTTCCTCGCCGCCTGGACTGCGATTGCGGCCGCGATGTCGTTCGTCGCACCTGCCGGCACATCTGTCGCGGTTTTCGGGTTGAGCGGGCAGGCGCTTGCGGCGGTGACGGCGGCCGACGGACGCTTCATTCAGCTCGGCGATAGGGTTGTCGTCGCGCGCTCCGACGCACCGGATTTCATCCGCAAACTCTACGCTGCCGGCGCGTTGCTGGTGCTCGACGCGCGTATTGCGGAAGGTTGCACGGGGCAGAAACGCGTCGCGCTGCGCTAGCTACTTTTCCACCGCGGCCGCGTATTTTTCCGAGAACGTGTTCCGGAACATGCCGTTCGGATCGTACTTTCGCTTCGCGGCGAAGAAATCGTGCACTTGCGGATACGCGGCCTGCAGCTGCTGCGGGCTCGCATACAGCTGATACGGCAGGAAGTAGCGGCCGCCGAAACGCTGTGTCAGATCGATCAGCTCCTGCGTCACTTTGCGCATCTTCGCGTTGCCCTCATCGTCTGTCGTCTGATTGATGTAGAGCACCACGGAGAACGATGGCTGCGGCGCGTAGGTGAGGAAGTTGTCTTCCTGATCGACGACGCGCACCGACGCGTTGAGCAAGTTCGTCTTATTCGCGAGCAGCACGTCGCGCATCGCGTCGATGAACGGAACGAGCTTGTCACGCGGCACGAAATACTCGTGCAGAATGTCGGTGTCGTTCTTCAGTGCGTTGCGTAAGTACGGCACAGAGTCATGCATCGGGTCGTTGCGGTTGACGAGACACGCTTCGCCGGAGCCGATCGCCTGCGTGCGTGTCACCGTGCAGTTCTCCATGCGATGCTCGATGTGCTTCTCGGAGAACCACTTCATCTCTTGGAAGAAGCCGCCCTTCTTGGAGAGATTAAAGACGAGCCGGCGCATCTTGATGCCGGACACTTCGCCCAAATCCTTGCGCACCGCGTTGGCATCGTCGGATTTTGTGTACGTGTAGATCAGCATCTCGCGCAGGAACGACGACGGCGCGGTCGAGAGATGCCCATACATCAGCGCGATATTCTTGTTCGGCGCGATCTCGCGCTCGAACGTCGCCGGGAAATCCTTGTAGTCGAGCATGCGCCGCCCGGTCTGGTAGACCGCGTTGTCGACGATCTCGAGCGTCGCGTCGATGATGACGCCGAACAGGCCGTAACCACCGACGACGAGATCGAACAGCTCGCGGTTCTTGTCGCGCGAGATTGCCTCAATCGTCCCGTCCGCCATCATCACACGCATCGATTTGATCGAGCGCGCCATCGCGCCGGCTTGGTGATCCATGCCGTGCGCGTTGACAGAGATCGAGCCGCCGACCGTGAAGATGTCGGTCGACTGCATCGCCTTCACGGCGAAGCGCGGATGCAGAATGTTCTGGATGTCGTGCCACGCCGCGCCCGACTGCACCGTCATCGTCTTGGCGTCGGCGTTGACGCGAACGGCGTTGAACTTCCGCATATCGAGAACGATG contains:
- a CDS encoding FAD-binding protein; translation: MPSFFSRHKKGVSLAAIVVALAGVYGFRKAQYYAADPVGEKDCGPLTVPATGTQTQGTAPSAVKPLEGVTWSQLGGTINDVSCLNRAEIFGVVEVKNESDIGKVIAFAREHNLTVTAAGVRHAMGGHAFRKGGIVLDMRKFNAVRVNADAKTMTVQSGAAWHDIQNILHPRFAVKAMQSTDIFTVGGSISVNAHGMDHQAGAMARSIKSMRVMMADGTIEAISRDKNRELFDLVVGGYGLFGVIIDATLEIVDNAVYQTGRRMLDYKDFPATFEREIAPNKNIALMYGHLSTAPSSFLREMLIYTYTKSDDANAVRKDLGEVSGIKMRRLVFNLSKKGGFFQEMKWFSEKHIEHRMENCTVTRTQAIGSGEACLVNRNDPMHDSVPYLRNALKNDTDILHEYFVPRDKLVPFIDAMRDVLLANKTNLLNASVRVVDQEDNFLTYAPQPSFSVVLYINQTTDDEGNAKMRKVTQELIDLTQRFGGRYFLPYQLYASPQQLQAAYPQVHDFFAAKRKYDPNGMFRNTFSEKYAAAVEK